The region CGCCCGCACCCGAAGTGGTGCCCATACCTGAAGCGCTTGCTCCAGTGGTTGTTCCCGAGCCAGTGGTTGAAGTGACTGCTGTCGAGGACGTGATTGATCTGCCGTGGAATGACCCGGTTGAACCCGACGTCATCCAGCAGCCGGCCGTCGAGCCCGTGCTGGAAACCGCCAGCGAGCAACCCGAGTTGCCGCCCATGCCGTTGCCGCCCCCTGACAGCGCAGTGCCGGACGCCCCGGAATGGGCCGCCGCGCCGATACCTGAGCCATCCGTGGCCGACGTCGATGCGGCTACACCGGGGATGGACCTGGATGACGAGCCGCCGCTGGACGAGGACTACATCGAACCTGATATGGACTCGTCCTACAGCTACCTCGACGACCTGGCCAGTGAACACACCGCCGAGCCTGCGCCGGAACCTGAGCCTGAGCCCGCCGCGAAGCCGGCCACTGGTCTGGCGCTGCAATGGCTGGAGCTGTTCCCGAAATTACCGATCTCCGGCATGACCGCCAGTATTGCCGCCAACTGCACATTGATCGCGGTCGAGGGTGACCACTGGCTGCTGCACCTTGACCCGGCCCATAGCGCGCTGTTCAACACGACTCAGCAGCGCCGGCTCAATGATGCGCTGAACCAGTTTCACGGGCGTCCCCTGACCCTGACCATGGAACTGATCAAGCCTGAGCAGGAAACCCCGGCCCAGGCCGCCTCCCGGCGCCGTGCGAACCGTCAGCGCGAGGCCGAGGAGTCGATCCATGGCGACCCGTTCATCCAGCAGATGATGCAGCAGTTTGGTGCGGTGGTCCGTGACGATACTATTGAACCTGTCGAAGCCCTGGTCGTTCAGGGCTAATAACCGAAGGCGTTCGGCTGCATTCGCCGGGCACCGTTTTAATCCAAGTACGTTGAGGTGATTACCATGATGAAAGGTGGCATGGCCGGCCTGATGAAGCAGGCACAGCAGATGCAGGAAAAAATGGCCAAGATGCAGGAAGAACTGGCCAACGCTGAAGTCACCGGTAAGGCCGGTGGCGATATGGTCACGGTGGTGATGACCGGTCGTCACGACGTCAAGCGTGTGACCATCGACCCGAGCCTGGTGGAAGGTCTCAGCGAAGACGACAAAGAGATGCTGGAGGCCGTTTTCGCCGCTGCCGTCAACGATGCTGTGCGCAAGATTGAAGCCAACAGCCAGGATAAAATGTCCGGTGTGACCGCTGGCATGCAATTGCCGCCGGGTATGAAATTGCCATTCTGATTCGCTAACGTGCATCGGATGGGCTACAAAAAAATGCCAGGCTTTGCGCCTGGCATTCTTGTTTCTGGGCGAGACCGCTTTCGCGAGCCTGCTCGCGAAGAGGACGACTGGATGTTGTCGAATAAACATCGAACGCCCCACCGCCACAACGGTCTGCACTCTATACCGCAAAATTCATCGATCAAGGAGACGCTGACATGTCAGACGCATTGACCCTCAACCAACGTATCGTCCTGGTATCGCGCCCGGTGGGCGCGCCGACCCCGGAAAATTTTCGTCTGGAGCGGGTGGCGCTGCCTGATTTGGCCGAAGGCCAAGTGTTGCTCAAGACCCTTTATCTGTCGCTCGATCCCTACATGCGCGGTCGCATGAGTGACGCACCGTCCTACGCTGCTCCGGTGCAAATTGACGAAGTAATGACCGGTGGCGCTGTGAGTCGTGTCGAGCGCTCCCTGAACCCGAAGTTCCAGGAAGGCGATCTTGTGGTCGGTTCCACTGGCTGGCAGAGCCACAGCATCAGCGAGGGTCATAACATCATCCCGATTCCGTCCGGGCTGCCGAGTCCGTCGATGGCGTTGGGTGTACTCGGTATGCCGGGCATGACGGCCTACATGGGCCTGATGGATATCGGTCAGCCCAAGGCTGGCGAAACCCTGGTGGTGGCGGCGGCGTCTGGCGCCGTAGGCTCCGTGGTCGGTCAGGTGGCCAAGCTCAAAGGCCTGCGGGTGGTCGGCGTGGCGGGCGGGGCGGACAAGTGCCGTTACGTGGTCGAGGAATTAGGGTTTGATGCCTGTGTCGATCATAAGAGCCCCAACTTTTCCAGTGAGCTGGCCCACGCTTGCGCCCAAGGTATCGACATTTATTTCGAGAACGTCGGCGGCAAGGTTTTCGAGGCGATTGTGCCGTTGCTCAACCCTAAGGCGCGGATTCCGCTGTGCGGTTTGATTGCTTCCTACAACGCGCATCAGGCGCCAAGTGGGCCGGATCGTCTGCCGCAATTGCTGCGCACGTTGCTGACCAAGCGCGCACGTATCCAGGGTTTTATCGTGTTCGATGACTACGGTGACCGTCAGCCAGAGTTCATCAGCGCCATGTTGCCGTGGGTACGCGAGGGCAAGGTGAAGTTCCGCGAAGACGTGGTAGAGGGATTGGAGAATGCGCCCGAGGCGTTCATCGGGCTGCTGGAAGGGCGCAACTTCGGCAAACTCGTGGTACAGGTCGCCCAAGACTGAGTATTTGACGCTGGCCAGAGGCGCGGGTATAAACCGCGTCTCGTCGTTTTGTCGGACCTTTGATCATGAGCTTCAGCCCTTTGATTCGCCAACTGATCGATGCCTTGCGCACTTTGCCGGGTGTCGGTCAGAAAACCGCTCAGCGCATGGCGTTGCAACTGCTTGAGCGTGATCGCAGCGGTGGTTCTCGACTGGCTCAGGCCCTGAGCCAGGCCATGGAAGGTGTCGGTCACTGTCGATTGTGCCGCACGCTGACCGAAGACGACCTCTGCCCGCAATGCGCCGACAATCGTCGTGACGACACCTTGCTGTGCGTGGTGGAAGGACCGATGGATGTCTACGCGGTGGAGCAGACTGGTTTTCGCGGTCGCTATTTCGTGCTCAAAGGGCATTTGTCGCCCCTCGACGGTCTAGGGCCCGAAGCCATCGGCATCCCGCAATTACTCACGCGAATTGAAGACGCCGGCACGTTCACTGAGGTTATCCTCGCCACCAACCCCACGGTGGAAGGCGAGGCCACGGCCCATTACATCGCCCAGTTACTCAACAACAAAGGCCTGATCGCCTCGCGCATCGCCCATGGCGTGCCGTTGGGTGGCGAGCTTGAGTTGGTGGATGGCGGAACGTTGGCGCATTCGTTTGCAGGGCGTAAGCCGATTTTACTTTGAGCCCTGTGGTTTAAGAGAATGCGACTAATTCACACAAACCTATTGATAACCAAGCAAGCGCTCGGTTAACTTCGCTGAACCCTCAGTGGAGATCGCTCATGCCTGCCTTTCAGGAATACTTCGATTCCAGCCACCAATTGGTCCGTGACAGTGTCAGGCGTTTCGTCGAACGCGAGATTCTTCCGGACATCGATCAGTGGGAAGAAGCTGAAAGCTTTCCCCGCGACCTTTATCTCAAAGCCGGGGCGGCGGGGATTTTAGGGATTGGCTATCCCGAAACCCTTGGCGGCAGCCACGAAGGCGATCTGTTTGCCAGGGTGGCCGCCAGCGAAGAGCTGATGCGTTGCGGCTCCGGTGGGCTAGTGGCAGGACTCTGCTCGCTGGACATCGGCTTGCCGCCCATTCTCAAATGGGCCACCCCCCAAGTCCGTGATCGCGTGGTGCCCCAAGTGTTGGCAGGCGAAAAAATCAGCGCCCTGGCGATCACTGAGCCCAGCGGCGGCTCGGACGTGGCTAACCTGCAAACGCGCGCAGTGCGTGATGGCGATTATTATCGGGTCAGCGGCAGTAAAACGTTCATCACCAGTGGCGTTCGTGCCGATTTTTACACCGTCGCGGTGCGCACTGGTGAGCCGGGTTTTGGCGGCATCAGCCTGATGTTGATCGAAAAGGGCACGCCGGGTTTCAGCGTCGGGCGGCAGTTGAAGAAAATGGGCTGGTGGGCGTCGGACACTGCTGAGTTGTTCTTCGACGATTGCCGTGTGCCCGTTGGCAACTTGATCGGCGTTGAGAACATGGGGTTTGCCTGCATCATGGGCAATTTCCAGAATGAGCGACTGGCTTTGGCGCTGATGGCCAACATGACCGCACAGCTGGCCCTCGAAGAAAGTCTGAAATGGGCCCGTCAGCGCGAAGCCTTTGGCAAGCCTATCGGCAAGTTTCAGGTGCTCAAGCATCGTCTCGCTGAAATGGCAACGGCGTTAGAGGTGTCGCGAGAGTTCACTTATCGCCAGGCGGCGAAAATGGCGGCGGGGCAGAGCGTCATCAAGGAAATTTCCATGGCCAAGAATTTTGCCACCGATACGGCGGATCGCATCACCACGGACGCGGTACAGATTCTGGGTGGCATGGGCTACATGCGCGAAAGCCTGGTGGAGCGGTTGTACCGCGATAGCCGTATTCTTTCGATCGGCGGCGGTACTCGCGAAGTGATGAACGAGATCATCAGCAAGCAGATGGGGCTTTGAAGACCTGATCGTTCCAACGCGCAGCGCTGGAACGATTTACATCAACAGGCGATAGCAGCAGCCCAGGCGCCGCCTACTTATCAGACAACGCAAACTGCGTCAGGCAAAACGTCGGAATGCCCATGTCTTCCAGTCGCTGCGATCCACCCAACTCCGGCAGGTCAATAATCGCGGCGGCTTCATGCACCCGCGCGCCCATGCGCCGAATGAGATTCGCTGCTGCGATCAGCGTGCCGCCCGTCGCAATCAGGTCATCGAACATGACTACCGAATCACCCTCGCAGAGGCTGTCGGCGTGGACTTCAAGAAAGGCTTCGCCGTATTCGGTCGCGTAACCTTCTGCCAGCACGTCCGCCGGCAGCTTGCCTTGCTTGCGGAACAGCACCAGCGGCTTGTTCAGTTGGTAAGCCAGTACCGAGCCGATCAGAAAACCACGGGCATCCATGGCACCGATGTGGGTGAAGTCGGCTTCGACATAGCGGTGGGCGAAGCTGTCCATCACCAGGCGCAGCGCCGTGGGCGATTGAAATAGCGGAGTGATGTCGCGAAAAATCACGCCCGGTTTTGGAAAGTCGATCACGGGGCGGATCAGGGATTTGATGTCGAAGGAGTCAAAGACCATCGTCGAGGTGTCCTGGCAGTCTGCAAACGACGCAGTATAACGGCGGCTGAAACGTTTCGCTCAGCCGCAGCGGTTCAATTACTCCAGTGAGCCACCGGCCAGGGCACACAGCTGGATCGGGTCCAGAATATGGATTTCCTTACCTTCGGCGGCTATCAATTCGTTTTGCTGGAAGCGCGTGAATACTCGGGACACGGTTTCCACCGCCAGGCCCAGGTAGTTGCCGATTTCGTTACGCGACATGCTCAAACGGAACTGATTGGCGGAAAAACCACGGGCGCGAAAGCGCGCGGACAGGTTGACCAGGAAGGTGGCGATGCGTTCGTCGGCGGTTTTCTTCGACAACAGCAGCATCATTTGCTGATCGTCGCGAATCTCGCGGCTCATCACTCGCATCAACTGACGACGCAATTGCGGCAGTTGCAGGGCCAGTTCGTCGAGGCGATCGAAAGGAATTTCGCAGACCGAGGTTGTCTCCAGTGCTTGCGCCGAGACGGGGTGCTTTTCAGTGTCCATGCCCGATAGACCGACCAGTTCGCTTGGCAAGTGGAAACCGGTCAGTTGCTCTTCGCCACCATCGCTCAGGCTAAAAGTCTTTAACGCGCCGGAGCGTACTGCATAAACGCAATCGAAGGTGTCGCCCTGACGGAACAGAAACTCGCCTTTCTTCAGCGGACGACCCCGCTTAACGATTTCGTCCAACGCATCCATGTCTTCCAGATTCAGAGAAAGTGGCAAGCAGAGGGGAGCCAGGCTGCAATCCTTGCAATGAGCTTGGCTATGAGCGCGCAGTTTTACTGGCTCGGACATTTCTTTAATCCTTGTGGGAAAACACACATAAGCCGTAAGGGTAACTCACGGGAGGACATTGAGGCCAGCACGCGGCGATTTTGCCGCAGGGGAGCAACGTCAGCGGCAGGTCGATCCACTGGCGCGTTGCCGTTTACAGGAATAAAACGTCAAATCACTCGTGAAAATCGCTGGCGATTGTGCGGGTCCAGGTACGCATCGAAGACCATGCACACCGAGCGAACTAGTAATCGGCCGGCCGGCAGGACGCTGATGCGTTGGTTTTCCAGGTGGATCAGTCCGTCGGTGGCCATGGCCTGCAATTGCGGCCACAGTTCCCCAAAATAACCCCTAAAGTCGATGTTGAATGCCTGTTCGATTTCAGCGAATTCCAACGTGAAGTTGCAGATCAGTTGCTGAATCACCGCCCGGCGCAGGCGGTCATCGGCGTTGCAAATCAAACCACGGCTGGTGGCCAGTTGTGCCGAGGCGAGGGCGTTCTGGTAGTGGTTCAGATCGCTGCTGTTCTGGCAGTACAGATCGCCGATCTGGCTGATGGCGGAGACCCCCAGCCCGATCAAATCGCAGTGGCCATGGGTGGTGTAGCCCTGGAAGTTGCGTTGCAGGGTCGACTCTTCCTGAGCAATCGCGAGTTCGTCGTCGGGCAAGGCGAAATGGTCCATACCGATGTAGCGGTAACCGGCCCGGGTCAGTTGTTCGATGGTGCCCTGAAGCATCTCCAGCTTCTGCGCCGGTGTCGGCAGTTCGTCGCTGTTGATCCGCCGTTGCGGCATGAAGCGTTCCGGCAGGTGTGCGTAATTGAACACCGAGAGCCGATCCGGTTGCAGGCTGATCACTTCATCCACCGTGTGGGCGAAGTGCTCGGGCGTCTGTTTTGGCAGACCGTAGATCAGATCAATATTGATCGAGCGAAACTGCAAGGTGCGCGCAGCGTCGATGACGGCGCGTGTCTCTTCCAGGCTTTGCAGGCGATTGACCGCTCGCTGTACGGCAGGGTCAAGGTCTTGCAGGCCGATGCTGACCCGGTTGAAACCCAGTTCCCGCAGCAGGCCCATGGTCGACCAGTCGGCTTCACGCGGATCGATCTCGATGCCGTAGTCGCCGGAATCATCGTCCAGCAGATTGAAGTGTTTGCGCAATTGCGCCATCAACTGACGCAGTTCGTCATGGCTGAGGAAGGTCGGGGTGCCGCCACCAAAGTGCAGTTGCTCGACTTTTTGCGCCGGGTCCAGGTGGCAGGCGATCAACTGGATCTCCTGCTCCAGCCGTTGCAAATAAGGCAGGGCCCGCCCGCGATCCTTGGTGATGACTTTGTTACAGGCGCAGTAGTAGCAAATGTTCGCGCAGAACGGCACATGCACATACAGCGACAGTGGGCGCAGTGCTTTGCGGCTTTCACGCAAGGCATGGAACAAGTCGAAGGTGCCGACCTGGCTATTGAATTGCACGGCGGTCGGGTACGAGGTGTAACGCGGTCCCGCCAGGTCGTAACGGCGGATCAGATCTGTGTCCCAACGAATGGCGTCGAGCATGCGGGCATTCCCCGGATAGGCTGGCAGTGTCAGCGAGTCTATGGGGTGCGGCGTTAGGGCATCTTGATTTGCATCAACGGTCGATCCAGGTAGGCAGTACGGGCCTCTTCGCGGCTAGGCTCACGTCCTCATTGATGTGCATTCCCCTGTGGGAGCGAGCTTGCTCGCGAAGGGCGCACCGCCGATTTAGTGCCCCATCAACCAATGTTGATGCGGCCCCGGCAATGTCCAGATTCCGAACAGGATCACCAGCAACCCACCGCTCATGCGCACGCTGCGCTTGCGTAACAACGCCGTCACGCGTTCTGCCGCCAGGCCGGTGGCCAATAACACGGGCCATGTGCCCAGCCCGAACGCCAGCATCAACATCGCACTGTCCAGCGCGTTGCCTTGACTCGCTGCCCACAGCAAGGTGCTGTAAACCAGTCCGCACGGCAACCAGCCCCATAGCGCGCCCAGCAGCAGGGCGCGGGGCAGGCTCGACACTGGCAGCAGTGTGTTGGCCAGCGGCTGGATATGCCGCCACAGGCCACGGCCGAGGCTTTCGATGCGTGTCAGGCCGCTCCACCAGCCGGCCAGGTACAAGCCCATGCAAATCAGCAGCAGCCCGGCGATGATGCGCATGAACATCGCCGCAGGGCTGTTGGCCACTGCCCAGCCAGCGAGGCCGATCAGCAGACCGGCGGTGGCGTAGCTGATAATTCGCCCCAGGTTATACGCCAGCAGCAAGCGGAAACGACGGCTGCGTTGCTCCTTGGGAATGGCCAACGTCAGTGCGCCCATCAAGCCGCCGCACATGCCCAGGCAGTGCCCGCCACCGAGCAGGCCGAGGATCAGGGCTGATACCAGCAGTGGCGCCAATTCAAGCATGGGGTGGCGCCTGGTCATCCGGTTTCACTGGATGGCCACTGGCTTCGTCGACCGCCGCCTTGTGGTTAGGGTCTTGGTCGTCGAACAGGATGCTGTGGGCCGGGCCGTCGAGGTCGTCGTACTGACCACTGTCGACCGCCCAGAAAAAGATGTAGACGGCGATGGCTACGATCAGCAGCGCCGCCGGGATCATCACGTAAAGAGCTGGCATTTGGACTCCTTGCCCGTGCGGCTCATGCCGGCAGCGGACGGGTTACGGGTGTCGCGCTGGCGGCCGGCATACCCGGCATACGCGTCAGGCGTAGAGCGTTCAGCACAACCGTCAAAGAACTGATCGACATGCCGACCGCCGCCCACACCGGGGTGATCCAGCCGAGGGCGGCAAACGGTAGCATGAGGCCGTTGTACAGTGCGGCCCACAGCAGGTTTTCGATGATCACCCGGCGGGTGCGCCGTGCCAGGCTGAAGGCTTGCACCAGCGCGCCGAGACGGTTCGACAACAGCACCGCGTCGGCGCTGGTTTTCGCCAGGTCCGTGGCTGATCCCATGGCCACGCTGATGTCGGCTGCCGCCAGCACCGGCACATCGTTGACCCCGTCGCCGAGCATCAGCACCTTGCGTCCTTCTTTGTGCAACTGTTGCAGGACCTGCAACTTATCATCCGGGCGCAAGCCACCATAGGCCTCGTCGATGCCCAACTCGGCGGCGACGCTGGCGACCATCGGCGAGCTGTCGCCGGACAGCAGCAGGGTGCGCCAACCCCGTGCCTTGCACGCGGCGAGCAGGGCCTGGGCGTCGGCGCGCAAACGATCGTCGAGGACAAACCAGGCCAGCGGCCCGCTGCTGTCGCCAAGCAGCAGCCACTGACCCGCTTCATTGGGCATCAATGGCACGGAGGCGCCACTGAGTTCGCAGACAAAACCTGGATGGCCGATACGCAGGCGATGGCTGCTCACCAAACCTTCAAGGCCCAGACCGGGCGTGCTGTGAACTTCTTCAGCGGCCAGTGGTGCGCGACCAAAAGCTCGGGCAATCGGGTGTTCGGAGCGGTTTTCCAGGGCGGCGGCGAGGCTTAGGCACTGATCGCTGTCGAGGGCGCCCAACGTGCGGATCGAGCGCAGGGCCAGGCGACCTTCGGTGAGCGTACCGGTCTTGTCGAAAATCACCGTGTCGATCTGATTCAACCCTTCCAGCACATGGCCGCGAGTCAACAGCAGGCCGAGTTTGTGCAGGGTGCCAGTGGCGGCGGTGAGTGCGGTCGGCGTCGCGAGGGACAAGGCGCACGGACAGGTTGCCACCAGCATCGCCAGCACGATCCAGAATGCTCGCGACGAATCCAGCTCCCACCACAGCAGGCCGATGACAGCGGCGGCAATCAGCGACACCAGCAGGAACCATTGCGCCGCCCGGTCGGCGATTTCCGCCAGTCGGGGTTTTTCAGCCTGGGCGCGGTCCAGCAGGCGGACGATGGCCGACAGTCGTGTGTCTTGACCCAGTGCCAGGACTTCAACGGTCAATGCACCCTCGACGTTCAAGGTGCCGGCAGTGACTGCATCACCCAAGGTGCGCGGTTGCGGCAGGTATTCACCGGTGAGCAGGGACTCATCAATGCTCGATTGACCATCGAGGATCTTGCCATCGGCCGGCAGAATCGCTCCGGGGTGTACCAGTACCTGGTCGCCGACGCGTAATTCACTCAGCAGGATTCGCTCGCTCTGACCGTCGGCGCTCAGCCGCAGGCAGGAAGCGGGCAACAGATTGACCAGTTGTGCCGTGGCCGCGGCGGTGCGCTCACGGGCTCGGCGTTCCAGATAACGCCCGGCCAGCAGGAACAGCGCAAACATGCCCACCGCGTCGAAGTACAGCTCGCCGACACCGGTGATTGCAGTCCAAATGCCGGCAAGATAAGCGCTGCCGATGGCGAGGGAGACAGAAACGTCCATGGTCAGATGGCGTGTGCGCAAGTCGCGCATGGCGCCCTTGAAGAATGGCGCGCAGCTGTAGAACACGATGGGCGTAGTGAGGAACAGCGCGACCCAACGCAAGATGGTGTGCAATTCGGGGCTGAGGTCGATATTGAATTCTGGCCAGGTGGCCATGGTCGCCATCATGGCCTGGAACCACAGCAGCCCGGCCACGCCGAGTTGACGCAACGCCAAACGGTTTTCGCTGGCCAGTTGTTCGCTGGCACGGTCGGCCTGATACGGGTGCGCGGCGTATCCGATGTGGCGCAGTTCGCTGAGTACCTGGCTCAGCGGTAGCTCGGAATCGGCCCAGCGCACGTGCAAACGGTGGTTGGACAGGTTCAGTCGCGCTTCAGCCACCGCTGGCAAGCCGCGCAGGTGTTTTTCGATTAACCAGCCGCAGGCGGCGCAACTGATGCCTTCCATCAGCAGCGTAGTTTCGGCGAGATCGCCGTCGTGGCGCACGAACGGTTGCTGGACGTCCGCGCGGTCGTACAGCGCCAGTTCATCGACCAACTGCACCGGCAAGGCTCCAGGGTTGGACGAGGCTTCGCTGCGATGCTGGTAATAACTTTCCAGCCCTCCGGCCACGATGGCTTCAGCCACTGCCTGGCAACCCGGGCAGCAGAACTCGCGGGTTTCACCGAGCACGGCGGCGGTGAAGCGGCTGCGGGCCGGGACGGGCAGGGCGCAGTGGTAGCAAGGGGTTGGGGTGGTCATGGGGTTTTCGCTAATGCCGCTGAATCTGTGTCGTGAGGTCGGGCCTCATCGTAAACACACTCGCTCCCACACTGGGGTGGTGGCGATCACCAAA is a window of Pseudomonas sp. DC1.2 DNA encoding:
- a CDS encoding YbaB/EbfC family nucleoid-associated protein, translating into MMKGGMAGLMKQAQQMQEKMAKMQEELANAEVTGKAGGDMVTVVMTGRHDVKRVTIDPSLVEGLSEDDKEMLEAVFAAAVNDAVRKIEANSQDKMSGVTAGMQLPPGMKLPF
- a CDS encoding NADP-dependent oxidoreductase, which produces MSDALTLNQRIVLVSRPVGAPTPENFRLERVALPDLAEGQVLLKTLYLSLDPYMRGRMSDAPSYAAPVQIDEVMTGGAVSRVERSLNPKFQEGDLVVGSTGWQSHSISEGHNIIPIPSGLPSPSMALGVLGMPGMTAYMGLMDIGQPKAGETLVVAAASGAVGSVVGQVAKLKGLRVVGVAGGADKCRYVVEELGFDACVDHKSPNFSSELAHACAQGIDIYFENVGGKVFEAIVPLLNPKARIPLCGLIASYNAHQAPSGPDRLPQLLRTLLTKRARIQGFIVFDDYGDRQPEFISAMLPWVREGKVKFREDVVEGLENAPEAFIGLLEGRNFGKLVVQVAQD
- the recR gene encoding recombination mediator RecR is translated as MSFSPLIRQLIDALRTLPGVGQKTAQRMALQLLERDRSGGSRLAQALSQAMEGVGHCRLCRTLTEDDLCPQCADNRRDDTLLCVVEGPMDVYAVEQTGFRGRYFVLKGHLSPLDGLGPEAIGIPQLLTRIEDAGTFTEVILATNPTVEGEATAHYIAQLLNNKGLIASRIAHGVPLGGELELVDGGTLAHSFAGRKPILL
- a CDS encoding acyl-CoA dehydrogenase family protein; protein product: MPAFQEYFDSSHQLVRDSVRRFVEREILPDIDQWEEAESFPRDLYLKAGAAGILGIGYPETLGGSHEGDLFARVAASEELMRCGSGGLVAGLCSLDIGLPPILKWATPQVRDRVVPQVLAGEKISALAITEPSGGSDVANLQTRAVRDGDYYRVSGSKTFITSGVRADFYTVAVRTGEPGFGGISLMLIEKGTPGFSVGRQLKKMGWWASDTAELFFDDCRVPVGNLIGVENMGFACIMGNFQNERLALALMANMTAQLALEESLKWARQREAFGKPIGKFQVLKHRLAEMATALEVSREFTYRQAAKMAAGQSVIKEISMAKNFATDTADRITTDAVQILGGMGYMRESLVERLYRDSRILSIGGGTREVMNEIISKQMGL
- a CDS encoding adenine phosphoribosyltransferase → MVFDSFDIKSLIRPVIDFPKPGVIFRDITPLFQSPTALRLVMDSFAHRYVEADFTHIGAMDARGFLIGSVLAYQLNKPLVLFRKQGKLPADVLAEGYATEYGEAFLEVHADSLCEGDSVVMFDDLIATGGTLIAAANLIRRMGARVHEAAAIIDLPELGGSQRLEDMGIPTFCLTQFALSDK
- the fnr gene encoding fumarate/nitrate reduction transcriptional regulator Fnr; the protein is MSEPVKLRAHSQAHCKDCSLAPLCLPLSLNLEDMDALDEIVKRGRPLKKGEFLFRQGDTFDCVYAVRSGALKTFSLSDGGEEQLTGFHLPSELVGLSGMDTEKHPVSAQALETTSVCEIPFDRLDELALQLPQLRRQLMRVMSREIRDDQQMMLLLSKKTADERIATFLVNLSARFRARGFSANQFRLSMSRNEIGNYLGLAVETVSRVFTRFQQNELIAAEGKEIHILDPIQLCALAGGSLE
- the hemN gene encoding oxygen-independent coproporphyrinogen III oxidase is translated as MLDAIRWDTDLIRRYDLAGPRYTSYPTAVQFNSQVGTFDLFHALRESRKALRPLSLYVHVPFCANICYYCACNKVITKDRGRALPYLQRLEQEIQLIACHLDPAQKVEQLHFGGGTPTFLSHDELRQLMAQLRKHFNLLDDDSGDYGIEIDPREADWSTMGLLRELGFNRVSIGLQDLDPAVQRAVNRLQSLEETRAVIDAARTLQFRSINIDLIYGLPKQTPEHFAHTVDEVISLQPDRLSVFNYAHLPERFMPQRRINSDELPTPAQKLEMLQGTIEQLTRAGYRYIGMDHFALPDDELAIAQEESTLQRNFQGYTTHGHCDLIGLGVSAISQIGDLYCQNSSDLNHYQNALASAQLATSRGLICNADDRLRRAVIQQLICNFTLEFAEIEQAFNIDFRGYFGELWPQLQAMATDGLIHLENQRISVLPAGRLLVRSVCMVFDAYLDPHNRQRFSRVI
- a CDS encoding sulfite exporter TauE/SafE family protein — translated: MLELAPLLVSALILGLLGGGHCLGMCGGLMGALTLAIPKEQRSRRFRLLLAYNLGRIISYATAGLLIGLAGWAVANSPAAMFMRIIAGLLLICMGLYLAGWWSGLTRIESLGRGLWRHIQPLANTLLPVSSLPRALLLGALWGWLPCGLVYSTLLWAASQGNALDSAMLMLAFGLGTWPVLLATGLAAERVTALLRKRSVRMSGGLLVILFGIWTLPGPHQHWLMGH
- the ccoS gene encoding cbb3-type cytochrome oxidase assembly protein CcoS; translation: MPALYVMIPAALLIVAIAVYIFFWAVDSGQYDDLDGPAHSILFDDQDPNHKAAVDEASGHPVKPDDQAPPHA
- a CDS encoding heavy metal translocating P-type ATPase, producing MTTPTPCYHCALPVPARSRFTAAVLGETREFCCPGCQAVAEAIVAGGLESYYQHRSEASSNPGALPVQLVDELALYDRADVQQPFVRHDGDLAETTLLMEGISCAACGWLIEKHLRGLPAVAEARLNLSNHRLHVRWADSELPLSQVLSELRHIGYAAHPYQADRASEQLASENRLALRQLGVAGLLWFQAMMATMATWPEFNIDLSPELHTILRWVALFLTTPIVFYSCAPFFKGAMRDLRTRHLTMDVSVSLAIGSAYLAGIWTAITGVGELYFDAVGMFALFLLAGRYLERRARERTAAATAQLVNLLPASCLRLSADGQSERILLSELRVGDQVLVHPGAILPADGKILDGQSSIDESLLTGEYLPQPRTLGDAVTAGTLNVEGALTVEVLALGQDTRLSAIVRLLDRAQAEKPRLAEIADRAAQWFLLVSLIAAAVIGLLWWELDSSRAFWIVLAMLVATCPCALSLATPTALTAATGTLHKLGLLLTRGHVLEGLNQIDTVIFDKTGTLTEGRLALRSIRTLGALDSDQCLSLAAALENRSEHPIARAFGRAPLAAEEVHSTPGLGLEGLVSSHRLRIGHPGFVCELSGASVPLMPNEAGQWLLLGDSSGPLAWFVLDDRLRADAQALLAACKARGWRTLLLSGDSSPMVASVAAELGIDEAYGGLRPDDKLQVLQQLHKEGRKVLMLGDGVNDVPVLAAADISVAMGSATDLAKTSADAVLLSNRLGALVQAFSLARRTRRVIIENLLWAALYNGLMLPFAALGWITPVWAAVGMSISSLTVVLNALRLTRMPGMPAASATPVTRPLPA